AGAGACGGCGGCGATGTTGTTCGCCGAGTTCCCGCAGGCGCGGCGAGTCCGGATCGAGATTCGCAAACCGGCGGCGGTTCCGGCCGCCGCGTGCGCCTTCGTCCGCGTCGAACGGGTGCGGCCATGAGCGCCGCTGCGCCCGTCGCCGTGGTAACGGGCGGCGCCCGCCGCCTGGGCCGGCACCTGAGCCTGATGCTGGCCACGCGCGGCTACGACCTCGTGATTCTCTACCGCAGTTCCGGCGAGGAGGCGCAGGCCCTGGTGCAGGAGATCGCCGCCGCCGGACGCCGCGCACGCGCGATGGCGGTGGACGTGGCCGATGAGTCCCAGGTGGCCGCGGCCTTCGCAGGGATCGCGAACGACGACGGCCGGGTCGATCTGTTGCTGAACAATGTCGGCAACTACAACCCGCAGGACGTCACCGAGCTGACCCCGGCGGTGTGGGATGCCACGCTGGCCGCCAACTTATCGGGTGCCTACTACTGCTGCTTCCATGCGCTCAAGGTGATGCCTGCAGGGGGCAACATCATCAACATCGGGATGGCGGGCCTCGAGGGCATCCGCGCCAACGTGCGGGGCGCTGACTACTACGTCAGCAAGACCGGCCTGTTGTCGCTGACCCGGTCGCTGGCGGTGGGCTATGCCACGCGTCAGATTCGCGTGAACATGGTGTCGCCGGGCCAGCTCGATAACTCCATCGATCTTCCGCCGCCAGACGAGATTGGGCTCACCGTGCCGCTTGGCCGGGCCGGCGCGCTGCCGGACGTCGCCCAGGCGGTCGGCTACTTGCTCGATGCGACCTACGTCACCGGCGCCAACATCGACGTCGCCGGCGGCTACCGGCTGTAGGGTTGACGTTGATCACCAGCGCCTCTGCGCTAGTGCCGCTATGGAACCGCGGCGCCGAATGGGAGCGCCGCCTCGCCATGGTGCGAGAGGCGCGCGCGTTTCTGTACCTGTCCACCTTTTACGTCGAGCACGACGCGTATGGCGTCGGGATGCTGTCCGAGCTGACCGCCGCCCAGCGCCGGGGCGTGTCGGTGAACTTGCTGATCGACGGGTTCGGCCAGCGGCTGGGCGGCGTGTTGATGTCGAGCGAGCACCGGGCCGCGCTCGCCGCCATGCTCGACGAACTGCGCAGTGCCGGGGCGACCGTGACCACGTATCACCCAGTGCGACGGATGCAGCGGTGGCTGGGTGGCGGCCAGCACGTCAAGATCCAGGTAGCGGAGGGCGGCGAGGCGATCTTCGGCAGCAGCAACTTGAGCAGGTCGTCGTACGAAGGGTGGAACGAATACTCCGTGGCCGTTCGCGGCCCGGTCGTGCGGGTTCTGCTCGAAAGCTATCGAGCCATCGGTGGTACGGTCAACGACTCACATCTTCGGCAGCTGGACGCCGTGGCCGAGGCCGGTGCTGCGGACCTGGAGCTCGACTACTGGGTCTGCAACCCGAACAGCTCGCAGGGCATGACTGGGCCACTCGGCTGGCGCGGTGTCAACGTCGTGACCGACCGCCTGATCGACCGGATCGCCACGGCCCAGCGCTCGATCTGCATCACCAGTTTCTACTTCAAGCCGGTCGAGCCGCTGTTGGCGGCGCTGCTCGCGGCGGCCCGGCGCGGTGTGCATGTGGAAGTGCATCACTCGCATCGCGAGGCGCTGCCGGCCACCGACCTTGCGTGGCTCGCCGCGGCGGCCCACTACCATCGCCTGCTCGAGGCGGGCGTGCGCATTTACGAGAACCGTCACGGGGAGCATTCGAAGATCGTGCTGATCGACGAAGCGTGGGTGGCGTTCGGCAGCTACAACTTCGAGCACGCGGCCCACGATCGGCTGGCCGAGGCCATGCTGGCGAGTGCCGACGCCAGGGCCACGCGGCCGGCCGCCGAAATATTCGCGGAGCTGCGCCGGGATCCTGGCAACCTGCCGGTCACGCCGCAGGTCGTGGCCGAAT
This genomic interval from Acidobacteriota bacterium contains the following:
- a CDS encoding phosphatidylserine/phosphatidylglycerophosphate/cardiolipin synthase family protein; its protein translation is MTLITSASALVPLWNRGAEWERRLAMVREARAFLYLSTFYVEHDAYGVGMLSELTAAQRRGVSVNLLIDGFGQRLGGVLMSSEHRAALAAMLDELRSAGATVTTYHPVRRMQRWLGGGQHVKIQVAEGGEAIFGSSNLSRSSYEGWNEYSVAVRGPVVRVLLESYRAIGGTVNDSHLRQLDAVAEAGAADLELDYWVCNPNSSQGMTGPLGWRGVNVVTDRLIDRIATAQRSICITSFYFKPVEPLLAALLAAARRGVHVEVHHSHREALPATDLAWLAAAAHYHRLLEAGVRIYENRHGEHSKIVLIDEAWVAFGSYNFEHAAHDRLAEAMLASADARATRPAAEIFAELRRDPGNLPVTPQVVAEWPVRLVARLRLLGPFKRWM
- a CDS encoding SDR family oxidoreductase; protein product: MSAAAPVAVVTGGARRLGRHLSLMLATRGYDLVILYRSSGEEAQALVQEIAAAGRRARAMAVDVADESQVAAAFAGIANDDGRVDLLLNNVGNYNPQDVTELTPAVWDATLAANLSGAYYCCFHALKVMPAGGNIINIGMAGLEGIRANVRGADYYVSKTGLLSLTRSLAVGYATRQIRVNMVSPGQLDNSIDLPPPDEIGLTVPLGRAGALPDVAQAVGYLLDATYVTGANIDVAGGYRL